A region of the Alphaproteobacteria bacterium genome:
TACGGCCTAAAACAAATGCTTACGCTGAAAAGTACCGTAGACTAACGGATTAGCTTGTTAAATGCAATGGACTAGTATTCATGTTTACACCTTGCTTTCCCTAAGGCCAAACAAAACCTGCACTGTACTCGCATAATGAAATTGCCTATACTGCTTCAGAATTACTATACTTAGCGAACAGGTTAATATTATGATGCAGTTACAGGATGTTGGCGTGGGGTACACCCCAGAACAAAACGTACTGCGCTCCGTATCGCTGCATCTTGAGCCGGGCGGATTTTATTTTTTAACCGGCCCCAGCGGTGCAGGGAAATCTACTCTGTTACGCATTTTGGGCTTAACCCTGCCCGCAGCGCGGGGTGAAATTCATATTTTTGGCGAAAATATCCGCAACCTTTCTCATGACAAAATGCCCGCCTTACGCCGTAAGATTGGTATGGTATTTCAGGATCACCAACTGTTAGATCATTTGAGCGTGAGTGATAATATTGCGCTACCACTCAAAATTGCCGGAGAGTCCAAAGACCAGATTGAAATTAAAGTGCATGAATTGCTAGATTGGGTAGGTTTAGCTAATCATGCCAATGACTTTCCTCCCACTTTATCGGGTGGTATGAAGCAACGCGCCGCCATCGCCCGTGCAGTAATCAATAATCCGCTGGTGTTGCTGGCTGATGAGCCTACAGGCAATCTCGATCCATCACTCAGCCTGAAATTTATGTATTTGTTTCAGGCGCTCAATAAAATGGGCACTACGGTACTCTTTGCCACCCATGATGAAAACCTGATTTCAATGTTTAGCTATCCGGTTTTACGTTTAAAAGATGGGGCGCTCACCCTGCGGGACAAATAATCGCCCTTACGAACCAGCTATACCCAACCGCGTACGTTCGATGTCACGTAATTGCGCCGAATGCGATTCTACTTGCTCGCGCAATTGTGCCATGAATACTTTACGGTTCATGCCCTCGGCAAAGGGTTGCAAAAAGCGTATTGTTACAATA
Encoded here:
- the ftsE gene encoding cell division ATP-binding protein FtsE; its protein translation is MMQLQDVGVGYTPEQNVLRSVSLHLEPGGFYFLTGPSGAGKSTLLRILGLTLPAARGEIHIFGENIRNLSHDKMPALRRKIGMVFQDHQLLDHLSVSDNIALPLKIAGESKDQIEIKVHELLDWVGLANHANDFPPTLSGGMKQRAAIARAVINNPLVLLADEPTGNLDPSLSLKFMYLFQALNKMGTTVLFATHDENLISMFSYPVLRLKDGALTLRDK